The Coregonus clupeaformis isolate EN_2021a chromosome 20, ASM2061545v1, whole genome shotgun sequence genome contains a region encoding:
- the LOC121533524 gene encoding hepatocyte nuclear factor 6-like yields MELSMENIGNLHGVSHSHQTGDLMNSPHHGRQSLASHRNLVSHGRSAMVSSMASILEGAGEYRTDHALSGPLHPAMTMSCDSGMTMSSTYTTLTPLQHLPPISTVSDKFHHHPHPHAHHHPAHQRLTAGNVSGSFTLMRDDRSLASMSNLYGHYPKDMSGMGQPLSPLSNGLGSLHNSQQTLGAYGPGAHLSNDKMHSSGGFESHAAMLSRSEEHLARGFGGHGAGIMSSLNGMHHHSHPHSQANGSMLSDRERQTVGGGQGGGSGQVEEINTKEVAQRITAELKRYSIPQAIFAQRILCRSQGTLSDLLRNPKPWSKLKSGRETFRRMWKWLQEPEFQRMSALRLAACKRKEQEQHKDCNMVPKKQRLVFTDLQRRTLIAIFKENKRPSKEMQITISQQLGLELNTVSNFFMNARRRCVDRWHDEHGTSPGQPGTSATTFSKA; encoded by the exons ATGGAACTTTCAATGGAAAACATTGGAAATCTGCACGGTGTATCTCATTCTCATCAAACGGGTGACTTAATGAACTCTCCGCACCATGGACGGCAGTCCTTAGCGTCGCATCGGAACTTGGTGTCGCACGGACGGTCAGCCATGGTGTCCAGTATGGCCTCAATATTAGAGGGAGCTGGGGAGTATCGCACAGACCATGCATTGTCCGGTCCCTTGCACCCCGCAATGACCATGTCCTGCGACTCCGGGATGACCATGAGCAGCACTTACACTACGCTGACACCGCTGCAGCACCTGCCTCCCATATCCACCGTCTCGGATAAATTTCACCATCATCCTCACCCGCACGCTCACCACCATCCGGCGCATCAGCGTCTCACCGCCGGCAACGTCAGCGGCAGCTTCACCCTCATGCGGGACGACAGGAGCCTTGCCTCGATGAGCAACCTTTACGGCCACTACCCTAAAGACATGTCCGGCATGGGCCAGCCGCTGTCCCCTCTCTCCAACGGCCTCGGGTCTTTGCACAACTCGCAGCAGACTCTTGGCGCCTACGGTCCGGGCGCCCACCTCTCCAACGACAAGATGCACTCGTCCGGAGGCTTCGAGTCTCACGCAGCGATGCTGTCCCGGAGCGAGGAACACCTGGCCCGGGGATTTGGGGGCCACGGGGCCGGCATCATGTCATCCCTGAACGGTATGCACCATCACAGCCATCCGCACTCTCAGGCTAACGGGTCCATGCTCTCTGACCGGGAGAGGCAGACGGTGGGGGGCGGGCAGGGAGGTGGGTCGGGGCAGGTGGAAGAAATAAACACCAAGGAGGTGGCACAACGAATAACGGCGGAGCTCAAGCGCTACAGCATTCCCCAGGCCATCTTCGCCCAGCGGATCTTGTGTCGGTCCCAGGGAACCCTGTCTGACCTGCTGaggaaccctaaaccctggagtaAACTCAAGTCTGGCCGGGAAACCTTCCGGAGGATGTGGAAGTGGCTGCAGGAACCTGAGTTCCAGAGAATGTCGGCACTCAGACTAGCAG CCTGCAAGCGCAAAGAGCAGGAGCAGCACAAAGACTGCAACATGGTGCCCAAAAAGCAGCGGCTGGTCTTCACAGACCTGCAACGCCGCACGCTCATCGCCATCTTCAAGGAGAACAAGCGCCCGTCCAAGGAGATGCAGATCACCATCTCCCAGCAGCTGGGCCTGGAGCTCAACACCGTCAGCAACTTCTTCATGAACGCCCGGCGACGCTGTGTGGACCGCTGGCACGACGAGCACGGCACCAGCCCCGGCCAGCCGGGCACCTCGGCCACCACCTTTTCCAAAGCCTGA